In one Magallana gigas chromosome 7, xbMagGiga1.1, whole genome shotgun sequence genomic region, the following are encoded:
- the LOC105335510 gene encoding PDZ and LIM domain protein 3 isoform X2 yields MSNLEYQPAETLTVQLYRPDPSVSWGFRLQGGVDFSTPLSIQSVNPGSVAERSGLFAGDGILCINDTNADDLSHEQAKMCIIRAGNTITMTVQRGAVKIWKPKVTPMSDLRPAQMNTIKTATGDEVQTVQKTSLTRENQPEPLNIGSSYNRSGKPFAAQRQVQSPKQAVPNVVHAQFNSPIGLYSANNIADTYAAQTAGIQQQMQDLDVTQSPVGAKMSGTYQPLEDKPSGFRSVRAPDAVDPSQSKPAQENMHCGDCNMLVTGVFVRVKGVPYHPQCFKCTSCGVNLKQKGYFVVDGRLYCEVHAKQIAQPPGPNMKAVPVYR; encoded by the exons ATGTCCAACTTAGAGTACCAGCCGGCGGAGACCCTAACCGTACAGCTCTACCGCCCCGACCCTAGTGTCTCCTGGGGATTTCGACTCCAGGGCGGGGTAGACTTTAGCACCCCCCTCTCCATACAATCG GTGAACCCAGGGAGTGTGGCCGAGCGCAGTGGATTATTTGCAGGGGATGGAATCCTTTGCATTAACGATACCAATGCTGATGATCTCTCACACGAACAGGCCAAAATGTGTATCATCCGGGCAGGAAATACCATCACCATGACAGTTCAAAG AGGTGCAGTCAAAATTTGGAAACCCAAAGTGACTCCTATGTCGGACCTTCGACCTGCCCAGATGAACACCATCAAAACAGCCACAGGAGATGAGGTGCAAACTGTCCAGAAAACATCACTGACTCGTGAAAATCAACCA GAACCTTTGAACATTGGTAGCAGCTACAATAGATCAGGCAAGCCTTTTGCAGCACAGCGCCAGGTCCAGTCTCCAAAGCAGGCTGTGCCCAATGTTGTCCATGCCCAGTTTAACTCGCCCATTGGTCTGTACTCGGCCAATAATATTGCTGACACATACGCAGCCCAGACGGCAGGAATTCAACAACAAATGCAAGA TTTAGATGTAACTCAGAGTCCTGTTGGGGCCAAGATGAGTGGCACCTATCAACCTCTGGAAG ACAAACCTTCAGGGTTCCGGTCAGTGAGGGCTCCTGATGCTGTGGATCCATCCCAATCCAAACCTGCCCAGGAAAATATGCATTGTGGGGACTGCAACATGCTTGTCAC GGGAGTTTTTGTGAGGGTGAAAGGTGTACCATATCACCcacaatgttttaaatgtacttCCTGTGGGGTAAACTTGAAGCAAAAAG GCTACTTTGTCGTTGATGGACGATTATACTGTGAAGTACATGCCAAACAAATTGCCCAGCCCCCTGGTCCAAACATGAAGGCTGTTCCTGTGTACCGCTGA
- the LOC105335509 gene encoding glutamic acid-rich protein — protein sequence MKRKSSTKKTSEDPDTIRDVVDMINDVPVDWKGFKIPKKSTNQNPNITKNQRIEPDDRANIRENCLENGEWNRPKNQTHPHPTERLKSVKQHSFEKKILKKSHEKKERICNSEQLDSNSEERESKQKSLSRGHRDDFEISKQDKVEIRRKMFEEKYWKTQIQRRYGVDQSPYHHLLTHQEHSADPRLQKCASSPLPTPIPAQPSPSPSPKHDSQEPRGTDHTMDKARRELFTIDSAKQRREREYEERLQREFERSREEKKGGPNKAPRVWFYGTTY from the exons atgaaaagaaagagTTCAACTAAGAAAACTTCTGAGGATCCCGATACG ATAAGGGATGTAGTTGACATGATCAATGACGTCCCTGTGGACTGGAAAGGATTCAAGATACCGAAAAAATCGACCAATCAAAATCCAAACATTACAAAAAACCAA AGAATCGAGCCAGATGACCGGGCGAACATACGGGAAAATTGTCTGGAGAACGGAGAATGGAACAGACCCAAAAATCAGACACATCCGCATCCAACAGAGAGGTTAAAGTCAGTCAAGCAACATTCTTTCGAAAAGAAAATACTCAAAAAATCTCATGAAAAGAAGGAAAGGATCTGTAATTCAGAACAGTTAGACTCAAATTCAGAAGAGAGGGAAAGTAAGCAAAAATCATTGAGTAGAGGACATAGAGATGACTTTGAAATAAGCAAGCAAGATAAAGTCGAAATACGTAGAAAAATGTTCGAGGAGAAATACTGGAAGACGCAGATACAGAGGAGGTATGGGGTGGACCAGAGCCCCTATCATCACTTACTAACTCATCAAGAACACAGTGCAGACCCTAGACTGCAAAAGTGTGCATCATCACCCCTACCCACCCCCATACCCGCCCAGCCTTCGCCTTCACCATCACCAAAGCACGACTCCCAGGAACCCAGGGGCACGGATCATACGATGGACAAGGCTCGAAGGGAGTTGTTTACCATTGACAGTGCCAAGCAGAGACGTGAGCGCGAGTATGAGGAGCGGTTACAGAGAGAATTCGAGCGGAGTAGAGAGGAGAAGAAGGGCGGGCCCAACAAAGCACCGCGTGTGTGGTTCTATGGAACAACTTATTAG
- the LOC105335510 gene encoding PDZ and LIM domain protein 1 isoform X1, protein MSNLEYQPAETLTVQLYRPDPSVSWGFRLQGGVDFSTPLSIQSVNPGSVAERSGLFAGDGILCINDTNADDLSHEQAKMCIIRAGNTITMTVQRGAVKIWKPKVTPMSDLRPAQMNTIKTATGDEVQTVQKTSLTRENQPEPLNIGSSYNRSGKPFAAQRQVQSPKQAVPNVVHAQFNSPIGLYSANNIADTYAAQTAGIQQQMQDLDVTQSPVGAKMSGTYQPLEGEETTDDAVPVVNSDDADVTPVTSDNQLSCDSQNSSSNQPESTSQIDTNSHDANESKLNKPSGFRSVRAPDAVDPSQSKPAQENMHCGDCNMLVTGVFVRVKGVPYHPQCFKCTSCGVNLKQKGYFVVDGRLYCEVHAKQIAQPPGPNMKAVPVYR, encoded by the exons ATGTCCAACTTAGAGTACCAGCCGGCGGAGACCCTAACCGTACAGCTCTACCGCCCCGACCCTAGTGTCTCCTGGGGATTTCGACTCCAGGGCGGGGTAGACTTTAGCACCCCCCTCTCCATACAATCG GTGAACCCAGGGAGTGTGGCCGAGCGCAGTGGATTATTTGCAGGGGATGGAATCCTTTGCATTAACGATACCAATGCTGATGATCTCTCACACGAACAGGCCAAAATGTGTATCATCCGGGCAGGAAATACCATCACCATGACAGTTCAAAG AGGTGCAGTCAAAATTTGGAAACCCAAAGTGACTCCTATGTCGGACCTTCGACCTGCCCAGATGAACACCATCAAAACAGCCACAGGAGATGAGGTGCAAACTGTCCAGAAAACATCACTGACTCGTGAAAATCAACCA GAACCTTTGAACATTGGTAGCAGCTACAATAGATCAGGCAAGCCTTTTGCAGCACAGCGCCAGGTCCAGTCTCCAAAGCAGGCTGTGCCCAATGTTGTCCATGCCCAGTTTAACTCGCCCATTGGTCTGTACTCGGCCAATAATATTGCTGACACATACGCAGCCCAGACGGCAGGAATTCAACAACAAATGCAAGA TTTAGATGTAACTCAGAGTCCTGTTGGGGCCAAGATGAGTGGCACCTATCAACCTCTGGAAGGTGAAGAGACAACTGATGATGCTGTGCCTGTTGTGAACTCTGATGATGCTGATGTGACCCCTGTGACCTCTGATAATCAACTGTCATGTGACTCCCAAAATTCATCTTCTAACCAACCAGAATCAACCTCACAAATTGATACTAATTCGCATGATGCAAATGAATCTAAGCTCA ACAAACCTTCAGGGTTCCGGTCAGTGAGGGCTCCTGATGCTGTGGATCCATCCCAATCCAAACCTGCCCAGGAAAATATGCATTGTGGGGACTGCAACATGCTTGTCAC GGGAGTTTTTGTGAGGGTGAAAGGTGTACCATATCACCcacaatgttttaaatgtacttCCTGTGGGGTAAACTTGAAGCAAAAAG GCTACTTTGTCGTTGATGGACGATTATACTGTGAAGTACATGCCAAACAAATTGCCCAGCCCCCTGGTCCAAACATGAAGGCTGTTCCTGTGTACCGCTGA
- the LOC105335512 gene encoding ovochymase, whose translation MFLVVVISLIICDVVFADSGHSGCGGPGFLNRHTGEITSHNHFNNHNHYHRNSNCHWRIRANAGHVVRLSSIHFDVEPDANCDYDYLNIYDGSSNSAKLIGKFCGGSDVEVVSSSRYLYLEFHSDDSNEFTGFKFKYSFQQASAGCGNSFFMCKNHRCIQKSFLCDQEDDCGDNSDESATCKVAPSNCAENEYTCVADQKCILKTWLCDGEPDCAGGDDEAGCGLQTGISGCGSSSMQNGTSGVISSMNFPIEYNNDSKCHWDINVPPGKYIKLEFNRTFEVEPGEGPVCEYDRVTVYSGSGGRHFVGEYCGYQAPDSVIIPGSHGIVRFSSDEGESLAGFQIKWTAVDGDPTYVNPTVDPGPFGCDKDIYYNGAGTIQTPGFDPSGHYKDNTTCVWRIFGPEGYNIKLHFNDFGTEMSHQCKYDSLKIYDGPSASDELIATICGNRLPHEEWSKTNNMMVVFTSDKVYHDIGFRAVFTAVKPNDHQVTDIAACTGTPTVLTATSGTILSDLYDGVTEYPNNLNCQWKINAPVGKVITLWFNAFEAESTENCNYDYLSVYDGKNSYGSLMDKLCGMVYPEKMTSETNHMYIQFISDETAGGFGFNLTYTIEDPLPSCQDSEFRCRDTHCIAYSKVCNGHDDCGDGSDELVCGNDGVCGRPAIKPIESNTRIVGGREAIPNSWPWQISMKHYGRHNCGGSIIHPQWVVTASHCVEDNRNLDHLTIEAGKHHEKKDDPHQQIRRVTKILMHESYDSDLIDNDITLFKLDKPFILNEYVNIVCLPEVVVADGANCMVTGWGDTKNTSGAGLLKQALLPIVNVDKCNSTDYLDGDATDNMLCAGYDQGGIDSCQGDSGGPFVCKSGTKWDLQGIVSWGNGCAEEKSPGAYTKVINYIQWIQEMVASHP comes from the exons ATGTTCCTCGTTGTGGTAATTTCGTTAATTATTTGTGATGTAGTATTCGCAG ATTCAGGTCATTCTGGGTGTGGTGGTCCAGGTTTTTTAAACCGACACACGGGAGAAATCACATCTCACAATCACTTTAACAACCATAACCATTACCATAGAAACAGCAACTGTCATTGGAGGATCCGAGCGAACGCTGGTCACGTGGTTCGGTTGTCGTCCATCCACTTTGATGTTGAGCCCGAtgcaaa TTGTGACTACGACTATTTAAATATCTACGATGGTAGTTCCAATTCCGCTAAGCTAATTGGAAAATTTTGTGGTGGAAGTGACGTAGAAGTTGTTTCGTCATCTCGGTACCTTTACCTAGAGTTCCATTCGGACGACAGCAACGAATTCACTGGCTTCAAATTCAAGTACTCGTTTCAACAGGCTTCGG CTGGTTGTGGAAACTCTTTCTTTATGTGCAAGAACCACAGATGCATCCAGAAGAGTTTCCTGTGTGACCAAGAAGACGATTGTGGAGATAACTCAGACGAGTCGGCCACCTGCAAAGTCGCTCCTA GTAATTGTGCAGAAAATGAATACACCTGTGTTGCGGACCAGAAGTGTATATTGAAGACCTGGCTGTGTGACGGTGAACCAGACTGTGCTGGGGGTGATGACGAGGCAGGGTGCGGTTTACAGACAG GGATATCTGGGTGTGGTAGCAGTTCTATGCAGAACGGGACATCAGGAGTTATCAGCTCTATGAACTTCCCCATCGAATACAACAACGACTCCAAGTGTCATTGGGATATCAATGTACCCCCAGGAAAG TACATCAAACTAGAATTCAACAGAACATTTGAGGTGGAGCCCGGAGAGGGGCCTGTTTGTGAATACGATCGTGTCACAGTGTACAGTGGAAGTGGAGGCCGCCATTTTGTCG GAGAATACTGTGGATATCAAGCCCCCGATTCAGTCATCATCCCGGGCTCTCACGGAATAGTGCGCTTTTCATCAGATGAAGGGGAAAGTTTAGCAGGATTTCAAATTAAGTGGACTGCAGTTGATG GGGACCCTACCTACGTAAACCCCACAGTTGATCCTGGTCCATTTGGCTGTGACAAAGATATCTATTACAATGGGGCCGGAACCATTCAAACCCCGGGATTTGATCCCAGTGGACACTATAAGGACAACACAACATGCGTCTGGAGAATTTTTGGTCCGGAGGGGTACAACATTAAGCTCCACTTCAATGACTTCGGTACAGAGATGTCTCACCAATGTAAGTACGACAGTTTGAAGATCTATGACGGTCCCAGCGCCTCTGATGAGCTGATAGCTACAATCTGCGGCAACCGTCTGCCTCACGAGGAGTGGTCCAAAACCAACAACATGATGGTTGTCTTCACCAGTGACAAGGTCTACCACGACATCGGATTCAGGGCCGTCTTTACAGCAGTAAAACCTAATG acCACCAGGTTACGGACATCGCAGCTTGTACTGGTACCCCGACCGTCCTTACGGCAACGTCTGGAACCATTCTGTCCGATCTTTACGACGGGGTTACAGAATACCCTAATAATCTGAACTGTCAGTGGAAAATCAACGCACCTGTCGGCAAAGTGATCACCTTGTGGTTTAAT GCGTTTGAAGCGGAGAGTACGGAGAACTGTAACTATGACTACCTGTCAGTTTACGACGGGAAGAACTCCTACGGCTCACTGATGGACAAGCTCTGCGGGATGGTGTACCCGGAAAAGATGACGTCAGAGACCAACCACATGTACATCCAATTCATCTCGGACGAAACCGCGGGGGGATTCGGCTTTAATCTGACCTACACCATTGAAGATCCATTAC CTTCCTGCCAAGACAGCGAGTTCCGTTGCCGGGACACACACTGCATTGCCTACTCCAAGGTCTGTAACGGACACGACGATTGCGGCGATGGATCCGACGAGTTGGTCTGTG GTAATGACGGTGTCTGTGGGCGCCCAGCGATTAAACCAATCGAAAGTAACACAAGAATTGTGGGAGGAAGAGAAGCCATCCCTAACAGCTGGCCCTGGCAGATCTCTATGAAGCACTACGGACGTCACAACTGCGGGGGCAGCATCATCCACCCACAATGGGTCGTCACTGCCTCGCACTGCGTGGAGGA CAATCGCAACCTGGACCATCTGACCATAGAGGCGGGCAAGCACCATGAGAAGAAGGACGATCCCCATCAACAGATCCGACGAGTCACCAAGATCCTGATGCACGAGAGTTATGACTCTGACCTCATTGACAATGACATCACTCTTTTTAAACTGGACAAGCCTTTCATTCTGAACGAATACGTCAACATCGTGTGTCTTCCTGAAGTTGTCGTAGCGGATGGCGCCAATTGCATGGTGACAGGGTGGGGAGATACAAAGA ACACGAGTGGTGCTGGTTTGCTGAAGCAGGCGTTGTTGCCCATTGTGAACGTAGACAAATGTAACAGCACCGACTATCTGGACGGGGACGCCACAGACAACATGCTTTGTGCTGGGTATGATCAAGGTGGAATCGACTCTTGTCAG GGTGACAGTGGCGGTCCGTTTGTCTGTAAGTCTGGAACCAAGTGGGACCTCCAGGGAATAGTCTCATGGGGAAATGGGTGTGCCG AGGAAAAGAGTCCAGGCGCTTATACCAAAGTTATTAACTACATCCAATGGATTCAAGAGATGGTAGCGTCACACCCTTGA